A window from Bubalus kerabau isolate K-KA32 ecotype Philippines breed swamp buffalo chromosome 5, PCC_UOA_SB_1v2, whole genome shotgun sequence encodes these proteins:
- the CNIH3 gene encoding protein cornichon homolog 3 isoform X6 encodes MEVVGKRNKETCAGLKRKLNPMLFAGEVGLRANNCDKRERLRNIERICFLLRKDSSIHGVCRAHLDTALWPPAFIRSGDPLSATSMTSFPRRSQALPCPEAVTCQQDSVTRSRAGGSRKEHGPPVVQAAQKSHDMHSSREG; translated from the exons ATGGAGGTtgtaggaaaaagaaataaagaaacctGTGCTGGGCTGAAAAGAAAGCTGAACCCCATGCTGTTTGCTGGGGAAGTTGGGTTAAGAGCAAATAACTGTGACAAG AGGGAACGGCTGAGGAACATTGAGCGAATATGCTTCCTTCTGCGAAAG GACAGTTCCATACATGGAGTTTGCAGAGCACACTTGGATACCGCCCTCTGGCCACCGGCATTTATCCGCTCAGGCGATCCCCTGTCAGCCACAAGCAT gACATCCTTTCCCAGGAGATCCCAggcacttccctgcccagaggCTGTCACTTGTCAGCAGGACAGTGTGACCCGTTCCAGAGCTGGAGGAAGTCGTAAAGAACATGGCCCACCCGTAGTGCAGGCTGCACAAAAAAGTCACGATATGCACAGCTCTAGGGAAGGTTGA